From Planctomycetota bacterium, one genomic window encodes:
- a CDS encoding response regulator, translating into MTPPRKPILLVEDNETDVLLLERAFRKVSAPAPLQVVRDGLEAVTYLAGQGAFADRASFPLPEFVLLDLKLPKRSGFEVLEWIRRDSRLRDLPVIVLTSSTETGDVIRAYELGALAYLVKPVGFDELRGLAEILCRYWNAPHGEARAALERVSVPRPRA; encoded by the coding sequence TTGACGCCGCCGCGCAAACCGATCCTGCTGGTTGAAGACAACGAGACGGACGTACTCCTGCTGGAACGCGCCTTCCGGAAGGTGTCCGCGCCGGCGCCGCTCCAGGTGGTCCGCGACGGTTTGGAGGCCGTGACCTACCTGGCCGGGCAGGGCGCTTTCGCCGATCGAGCGTCCTTTCCTCTGCCGGAGTTCGTGCTTCTGGATTTGAAGCTCCCGAAGAGGTCCGGCTTCGAGGTGCTCGAATGGATACGCCGGGATTCCCGGTTGCGGGACTTGCCGGTGATCGTGCTCACGTCGTCCACCGAGACGGGCGACGTGATCCGGGCCTACGAGCTCGGCGCGCTCGCGTACCTCGTCAAGCCGGTGGGATTCGACGAGCTGCGGGGATTGGCGGAGATCCTTTGCCGCTACTGGAACGCCCCGCACGGCGAGGCGCGCGCCGCGCTCGAGCGGGTTTCCGTGCCCCGGCCGCGGGCGTGA
- a CDS encoding ATP-binding protein: protein MGGIASRKAVHASGPRRGIRPFAEFGAPPSGCTAVEWEGVSAAAGAGRRDAGIAHVLNRLLDLQKATAAEFDRAGRLGGRKRGVSARVRLPGAWAVALNDLLGALARPARETVRLIRAVAQSAGRGRWRAPLRRLQGMFQSGEELLGVVLAAALLGRSRAAIGGRRKNPERSGKTERPAPVPRGKTDFLAVAAHELRAPLNSLLILSQQFARNAEGNLTPRQVDHARMIHAVGTDLLALVNDLLDFSAMESGAISVDVGPVRFEDLRDSLDACFRPIAVQRKLEFEIALDAGLPASFETDSRRVQQILRNLLSNAFKFTPAGRVELRMGVAALNPADRTFFFTVKDTGIGIPPDKHQIIFEPFQQADTSTSRTYGGTGLGLSISRELARLLGGEIRLESEPGRGSTFTLYLPESARRGNMPLTRGAAAAQMEARPGSQASPFDAAAQTDPAG, encoded by the coding sequence ATGGGAGGCATCGCCTCGAGGAAAGCCGTTCATGCGAGCGGACCCCGCCGGGGGATCCGCCCGTTCGCGGAATTCGGAGCGCCGCCGAGCGGGTGCACTGCGGTCGAGTGGGAAGGCGTCTCGGCGGCCGCCGGGGCGGGACGGCGGGATGCGGGGATCGCGCACGTTCTCAACCGCCTCCTGGATCTGCAGAAGGCGACGGCCGCGGAGTTCGACCGCGCCGGGCGCCTTGGGGGCCGAAAAAGAGGGGTGTCGGCGCGTGTGCGGCTTCCCGGCGCGTGGGCGGTCGCGCTCAACGATCTCCTTGGCGCTCTCGCCCGCCCGGCCCGGGAGACCGTCCGGCTGATCCGGGCGGTCGCCCAGAGCGCCGGTCGCGGCCGCTGGAGGGCGCCTTTGAGGCGGCTCCAGGGGATGTTCCAGAGCGGCGAGGAGCTTCTTGGCGTCGTTCTCGCCGCGGCTCTCCTGGGGCGGTCGCGGGCCGCGATCGGCGGGCGGCGGAAGAACCCGGAGCGTTCCGGGAAAACCGAGCGGCCGGCTCCGGTCCCGAGGGGCAAGACGGACTTTCTGGCCGTGGCGGCTCACGAGCTGCGCGCGCCGCTGAACTCGCTGCTCATTCTTTCCCAGCAGTTCGCCCGGAACGCCGAAGGCAACCTCACTCCCCGGCAGGTGGACCACGCCCGCATGATCCACGCGGTCGGCACGGATCTCCTGGCGCTGGTCAACGACCTTCTGGATTTCTCCGCCATGGAGTCCGGCGCCATCTCCGTGGACGTCGGCCCGGTGCGGTTCGAGGACCTGCGGGATTCCCTGGACGCCTGTTTCCGCCCGATCGCCGTTCAGCGGAAGCTCGAGTTCGAAATCGCGCTCGACGCCGGGCTGCCCGCCTCCTTCGAGACGGACTCCAGGCGGGTGCAGCAGATCCTGCGGAACCTGCTTTCGAACGCCTTCAAGTTCACCCCCGCGGGGAGGGTCGAGCTTCGGATGGGCGTGGCCGCTCTCAATCCGGCGGATCGGACGTTCTTCTTCACGGTCAAGGACACGGGCATCGGGATCCCGCCGGACAAGCACCAGATCATCTTCGAGCCCTTCCAGCAGGCCGACACCTCCACCAGCCGCACGTACGGCGGCACGGGCCTGGGACTTTCGATCTCGCGCGAGCTGGCCAGGCTCCTGGGCGGGGAAATCAGGCTCGAAAGCGAGCCCGGCCGGGGCTCCACCTTCACGCTCTACCTGCCGGAAAGCGCGCGGCGCGGCAACATGCCGTTGACACGAGGGGCGGCGGCGGCTCAAATGGAGGCGAGGCCTGGTTCCCAGGCAAGCCCATTTGACGCCGCCGCGCAAACCGATCCTGCTGGTTGA